A stretch of Anaeromyxobacter dehalogenans 2CP-1 DNA encodes these proteins:
- a CDS encoding homoserine kinase yields MALYTVLSSEQIAAAVRSFGLPAPDRVQPEPKGSVNTNYHLWAGGERWFLRLNEGKTDADVRFEAEVQRYLHEARFPVARLRLAADGRPWVPVDGKQAMLFAYAAGEEISRDAAGPERCRRVGEQLGRLHELASGFVPERRNPYAPERVRGWISELRPDGGGDADVRAALPMLEEELARAERLPGAPRGLVHGDLFIDNVLWIGDRVGAVLDWEMSCVDPFAYDLGVAVNAWCYVDRYDPARAAALLAGYRAKRRLEPETADALYPWARYAALRFTASRIHAFHRAALGADRLAWKDWRRYRDRLAALRDMGEGGFRALLGV; encoded by the coding sequence ATGGCCCTCTACACCGTCCTCTCCAGCGAGCAGATCGCCGCCGCGGTCCGGAGCTTCGGGCTCCCCGCGCCGGACCGCGTCCAGCCGGAGCCGAAGGGCAGCGTCAACACGAACTACCACCTGTGGGCCGGCGGCGAGCGCTGGTTCCTGCGGCTCAACGAGGGGAAGACCGACGCCGACGTGCGGTTCGAGGCCGAGGTCCAGCGCTACCTCCACGAGGCCCGGTTCCCGGTGGCGCGCCTGCGCCTCGCGGCGGACGGGCGGCCCTGGGTGCCGGTGGACGGCAAGCAGGCGATGCTGTTCGCCTACGCGGCCGGCGAGGAGATCTCGCGCGACGCCGCGGGCCCGGAGCGCTGCCGTCGCGTGGGCGAGCAGCTCGGGCGGCTGCACGAGCTCGCGTCCGGCTTCGTGCCGGAGCGCCGCAACCCGTACGCGCCGGAGCGCGTGCGCGGGTGGATCTCGGAGCTGCGGCCGGACGGCGGGGGCGACGCCGACGTGCGGGCGGCGCTGCCGATGCTGGAGGAGGAGCTGGCGCGCGCGGAGCGGCTCCCCGGCGCGCCGCGCGGGCTGGTCCACGGCGACCTGTTCATCGACAACGTGCTCTGGATCGGCGATCGCGTCGGCGCGGTGCTCGACTGGGAGATGAGCTGCGTGGACCCGTTCGCCTACGACCTCGGGGTCGCGGTGAACGCCTGGTGCTACGTGGATCGCTACGACCCGGCGCGCGCCGCCGCGCTGCTCGCCGGCTACCGCGCGAAGCGCCGGCTCGAGCCGGAGACCGCGGACGCGCTCTACCCGTGGGCGCGCTACGCCGCGCTGCGCTTCACCGCCTCGCGCATCCACGCGTTCCACCGCGCCGCGCTCGGCGCCGACCGGCTGGCCTGGAAGGACTGGAGGCGCTACCGCGACCGGCTCGCCGCGCTGCGCGACATGGGCGAGGGCGGCTTCCGGGCGCTGCTCGGCGTCTGA
- a CDS encoding tetratricopeptide repeat protein has translation MSRDKKDPIALSDAHNSRGIELADRGWLDEAIKEFHKAIELDPSSAHAHDNLATVYSEKKLYREALNEYLTALRLEPDSATAHYNLASFLATHGPDMAVVEYQDAIQLEPDHPDAHLNLGLTLADQGKTEEAVKELGVAIELEPSDPFPRHELAGLLMDEGDYRAAIAHLKEVVRLEPSNFEAELDLGICYAQKGFYAEAERAYARAAALKPDDLLLNYDVAALYALWGKPAPALEALRKALAQDADKVRDWLRTDPMFDGLKGNAEFEELARG, from the coding sequence GTGAGCCGCGACAAGAAGGACCCCATCGCCCTGTCCGACGCGCACAACTCGCGCGGCATCGAGCTCGCCGACCGCGGCTGGCTCGACGAGGCCATCAAGGAGTTCCACAAGGCCATCGAGCTCGACCCCAGCTCCGCGCACGCGCACGACAACCTCGCGACGGTGTACTCGGAGAAGAAGCTCTACCGCGAGGCGCTGAACGAGTACCTCACCGCGCTCCGGCTCGAGCCGGACAGCGCCACCGCGCACTACAACCTGGCCTCCTTCCTCGCCACCCACGGGCCGGACATGGCGGTCGTCGAGTACCAGGACGCGATCCAGCTCGAGCCCGACCACCCCGACGCGCACCTGAACCTCGGGCTGACGCTGGCCGACCAGGGCAAGACGGAGGAGGCGGTGAAGGAGCTCGGCGTCGCCATCGAGCTCGAGCCGTCCGACCCGTTCCCGCGCCACGAGCTGGCCGGCCTGCTCATGGACGAGGGCGACTACCGCGCCGCCATCGCCCACCTCAAGGAGGTCGTGCGCCTCGAGCCGTCCAACTTCGAGGCCGAGCTGGACCTGGGCATCTGCTACGCGCAGAAGGGCTTCTACGCCGAGGCCGAGCGCGCCTACGCGCGGGCCGCGGCGCTGAAGCCGGACGACCTGCTCCTCAACTACGACGTGGCGGCGCTGTACGCGCTCTGGGGCAAGCCGGCCCCGGCGCTGGAGGCGCTGCGCAAGGCGCTGGCGCAGGACGCCGACAAGGTGCGGGACTGGCTCCGGACCGACCCGATGTTCGATGGCCTGAAGGGCAACGCGGAGTTCGAGGAGCTGGCCCGCGGGTAG
- a CDS encoding general secretion pathway protein GspE: MARMRIGELLVAQGAIDAVQLESALAHQRRWGGRLGRSIVSLGFLGEPVVLGAVGAQLGVPFMEIGDRHVPPAVLRLLPEKLIRTRNVLPLSRVNEPRGAAVVVALADPGDLGVLDEIAFATGLRVKPVLAADDDLTRAIARLLDGATFRPGGFAYRPDAVDLPEDTSPLTLLRRGDGWMH; the protein is encoded by the coding sequence ATGGCGAGGATGCGGATCGGCGAGCTGCTCGTGGCGCAGGGCGCCATCGACGCGGTCCAGCTCGAGAGCGCGCTCGCGCACCAGCGCCGCTGGGGCGGGCGCCTCGGCCGCAGCATCGTCAGCCTCGGGTTCCTGGGCGAGCCGGTCGTGCTCGGCGCGGTGGGCGCGCAGCTCGGGGTGCCGTTCATGGAGATCGGCGACCGGCACGTGCCGCCGGCGGTCCTTCGCCTGCTGCCCGAGAAGCTCATCCGCACCCGCAACGTGCTGCCGCTCTCGCGCGTGAACGAGCCCCGCGGCGCGGCGGTGGTGGTCGCGCTGGCGGACCCGGGGGACCTCGGCGTCCTCGACGAGATCGCGTTCGCGACCGGCCTGCGGGTCAAGCCGGTGCTGGCCGCCGACGACGACCTCACCCGGGCCATCGCGCGGCTGCTGGACGGCGCGACGTTCCGGCCCGGCGGCTTCGCCTACCGCCCGGACGCGGTGGACCTGCCCGAGGACACGAGCCCGCTGACGCTGCTGCGTCGGGGCGACGGCTGGATGCATTAG
- a CDS encoding sigma-54-dependent transcriptional regulator, which translates to MPATVLVVDDERNIQLTLSRALSMEGYAVETASGGREALEKIAALPVDVVVMDVRMPDLDGLAVLQRARETRPELPIVIMSGHGSIDTVRSAFKLGAFDYLEKPITEKEKLLVAVKNALALESLRAENAALRRAAGQGQLEMIGGGPAMQRLFDLVRRTAPSEGRVLITGENGTGKELVARAIHEQSRRRDRPFVKLNCAAVPAELIESELFGHERGAFTGAVAARRGRFEQADGGTLFLDEVGDMPAAMQAKVLRVLQEGELERVGGQQTLRCDVRVVAATNKDLQAEVAAGRFREDLYYRLNVVPIHTPALRDHKEDVPELAARFLAEACERNGRRAMRLGRDAVAALQTHDWPGNVRELRNLVERLAILCDGPEIGAEDVVAMLPGARRPRGDRLRAGAAFHELVEEAEREIVLAALEAHQDNVSDTARALGLERSHLYKKMRALGIKRGAE; encoded by the coding sequence ATGCCGGCGACGGTGCTCGTCGTGGACGACGAACGCAACATCCAGCTCACGCTCTCGCGCGCGCTCTCCATGGAGGGCTACGCGGTCGAGACGGCCTCCGGCGGCCGCGAGGCGCTCGAGAAGATCGCCGCACTGCCGGTGGACGTGGTGGTCATGGATGTGCGGATGCCCGACCTGGACGGACTGGCAGTCCTCCAGCGGGCACGCGAGACCCGCCCGGAGCTGCCCATCGTGATCATGTCCGGGCACGGCTCGATCGACACCGTGCGCAGCGCCTTCAAGCTCGGCGCCTTCGACTACCTCGAGAAGCCCATCACCGAGAAGGAGAAGCTGCTCGTCGCGGTGAAGAACGCGCTCGCGCTCGAGTCGCTCCGCGCCGAGAACGCGGCGCTGCGCCGCGCGGCGGGCCAGGGCCAGCTCGAGATGATCGGCGGCGGCCCGGCCATGCAGCGGCTGTTCGACCTGGTGCGCCGCACCGCGCCCTCCGAGGGCCGCGTGCTCATCACCGGCGAGAACGGCACCGGCAAGGAGCTGGTGGCCCGCGCCATCCACGAGCAGTCGCGGCGGCGCGACCGGCCCTTCGTGAAGCTGAACTGCGCCGCGGTGCCGGCCGAGCTGATCGAGAGCGAGCTGTTCGGCCACGAGCGCGGCGCGTTCACCGGGGCGGTGGCGGCGCGGCGCGGCCGGTTCGAGCAGGCCGACGGCGGGACGCTGTTCCTCGACGAGGTGGGCGACATGCCCGCCGCCATGCAGGCGAAGGTGCTGCGCGTGCTGCAGGAGGGCGAGCTGGAGCGGGTGGGCGGCCAGCAGACGCTGCGCTGCGACGTGCGGGTGGTGGCCGCCACCAACAAGGACCTGCAGGCCGAGGTGGCCGCGGGCCGGTTCCGTGAGGACCTCTACTACCGGCTCAACGTCGTGCCCATCCACACCCCGGCGCTGCGCGATCACAAGGAGGACGTGCCCGAGCTGGCGGCGCGCTTCCTGGCCGAGGCCTGCGAGCGGAACGGCCGCCGCGCCATGCGCCTCGGCCGCGACGCGGTCGCCGCGCTCCAGACGCACGACTGGCCCGGCAACGTGCGCGAGCTGCGCAACCTGGTGGAGCGGCTCGCCATCCTCTGCGACGGCCCGGAGATCGGCGCCGAGGACGTGGTGGCGATGCTGCCCGGCGCCCGCCGCCCGCGCGGCGATCGGCTGCGCGCCGGCGCCGCGTTCCACGAGCTGGTCGAGGAGGCGGAGCGCGAGATCGTGCTCGCGGCCCTCGAGGCGCACCAGGACAACGTGTCGGACACGGCCCGCGCCCTCGGCCTGGAGCGGAGCCACCTCTACAAGAAGATGCGCGCGCTCGGCATCAAGCGCGGCGCCGAGTAG
- a CDS encoding OmpA family protein, giving the protein MRRVLLLALTVSGALVLGGCPSKPKNGECKTSQDCAEQEGYGKVCVEGRCQECGADSDCKEGFVCRANACVPKPQCAADTDCPAGQTCQGERCVAREPGSCASDRDCGAGEKCQAGRCAAAAPEASVPPECADVTAFSVHFAFDRSNLTPESQQNLQKLADCLKQAPAKRVLVQGNCDERGTAQYNVALGNRRAESAKKYLTDLGVSSSVDTVSYGEEKPVCSEATEACWSKNRRDDFQIER; this is encoded by the coding sequence ATGCGTCGTGTTCTCCTTCTCGCCCTGACCGTGTCAGGTGCCCTCGTCCTCGGCGGCTGTCCGTCGAAGCCGAAGAACGGTGAGTGCAAGACCAGCCAGGACTGCGCCGAGCAGGAGGGGTACGGCAAGGTCTGCGTCGAGGGCCGCTGCCAGGAGTGCGGCGCCGACTCCGACTGCAAGGAAGGCTTCGTGTGCCGCGCGAACGCGTGCGTTCCGAAGCCCCAGTGCGCGGCCGACACCGACTGCCCCGCCGGCCAGACCTGCCAGGGCGAGCGCTGCGTGGCCCGCGAGCCCGGCTCCTGCGCGTCGGATCGCGATTGCGGCGCCGGTGAGAAGTGCCAGGCCGGCCGCTGCGCCGCCGCCGCCCCCGAGGCGTCCGTTCCGCCCGAGTGCGCCGACGTCACCGCGTTCAGCGTCCACTTCGCCTTCGATCGCTCGAACCTGACCCCCGAGTCGCAGCAGAACCTGCAGAAGCTGGCCGACTGCCTGAAGCAGGCCCCGGCGAAGCGCGTGCTCGTGCAGGGCAACTGCGACGAGCGCGGCACCGCGCAGTACAACGTCGCGCTCGGCAACCGCCGCGCCGAGTCGGCCAAGAAGTACCTGACCGACCTCGGCGTCAGCTCCTCCGTCGACACGGTCAGCTACGGCGAGGAGAAGCCGGTCTGCTCCGAGGCGACCGAGGCCTGCTGGTCCAAGAACCGCCGCGACGACTTCCAGATCGAGCGGTGA
- a CDS encoding tetratricopeptide repeat protein, with protein sequence MSLRTSILRAAAPALALLLTACWVPLERGRQMEARLDRLEADSAEQQRVVADRVAAVDRKIVEVQQKIDELNRAARRSGADLGVSLQRLQDEFTRVKGDLEVEQHRLGQIEKSVGALSDRTDKRFAALRGRGALDELEAKERIDTLERPDDKVSFLALAQKEEATGDKSVARTLYDEYVRRWPADAMAPEAAFHSAERSMEQKRWREALVAYGWIYEKAPRSERAPDAMLGIARAMLEVDELKKDAPGVLKELVAKFPRSDAAAQARKLQADLTPKKPRRK encoded by the coding sequence GTGAGCCTCCGCACCTCCATCCTCCGGGCCGCCGCGCCGGCGCTCGCGCTCCTGCTGACCGCATGCTGGGTCCCGCTGGAGCGCGGGCGTCAGATGGAGGCGCGCCTCGACCGGCTCGAGGCGGACTCCGCCGAGCAGCAGCGGGTCGTCGCCGATCGCGTCGCCGCGGTCGATCGCAAGATCGTCGAGGTGCAGCAGAAGATCGACGAGCTGAACCGCGCCGCCCGGCGGAGCGGCGCCGATCTCGGGGTCTCCCTCCAGCGCCTGCAGGACGAGTTCACGCGCGTGAAGGGCGACCTCGAGGTCGAGCAGCACCGCCTCGGGCAGATCGAGAAGTCCGTCGGCGCCCTCTCCGATCGCACCGACAAGCGCTTCGCGGCCCTCCGCGGGCGCGGCGCGCTCGACGAGCTCGAGGCGAAGGAGCGGATCGACACGCTCGAGCGGCCGGACGACAAGGTCTCCTTCCTGGCGCTCGCGCAGAAGGAGGAGGCGACCGGCGACAAGAGCGTCGCGCGGACGCTGTACGACGAGTACGTGCGCCGCTGGCCGGCGGACGCCATGGCGCCCGAGGCCGCCTTCCACTCCGCCGAGCGCTCGATGGAGCAGAAGCGCTGGCGCGAGGCGCTGGTCGCGTACGGCTGGATCTACGAGAAGGCGCCGCGCTCCGAGCGCGCGCCCGACGCGATGCTGGGCATCGCCCGGGCCATGCTCGAGGTGGACGAGCTGAAGAAGGACGCCCCGGGCGTGCTGAAGGAGCTCGTGGCGAAGTTCCCCAGGTCGGACGCGGCCGCGCAGGCCAGGAAGCTCCAGGCCGACCTCACCCCGAAGAAGCCGCGCCGGAAGTAG
- a CDS encoding sigma 54-interacting transcriptional regulator: MPELAFFRHGEELLRVTLTDRTALGSGPECDVSLPDPALARVQAVVERRADGWWLVDRSGAGTAVGGAPVREARLGDGADLALGAWRALFRAAEGVAPGAGETRLRAHDEPPAGAPPPARLRLRAGGRERTVPVTAAGVVVGKDPTCDAPLDDAFVSARHLRVEARGGRWALVDLGSTNGTFISGARVTRAELPFGLPVQLGDAEIVLEPREAPEPARAEAFEGMISRDAAMRQAFELVERVGPSEAAVTILGETGTGKELFARALHARSARRDGPFIPVNCSAIAETLIESELFGHEKGAFSGAERMRKGAFEEADRGTLFLDEIGELPLDLQPKLLRVLELGEVKRVGASRPIQVSVRIVAATHRDLRAQVRAGRFREDLFYRLCVVPITVPPLRRRAGDVRALAETFLARAAPRGVALRWSEEALAKLEAYDWPGNVRQLRNVVQRALLFRGEGLAIGPAAVTFEDTRAAPADGGDDDTLYVRGLTLEEIEREAIRLSLRRNRGKRAAVVKELRIAKSTVMKRIGQWGLHDEGRPPGEAPDPEPDDEAEVA, encoded by the coding sequence ATGCCCGAGCTTGCCTTCTTCCGCCACGGCGAGGAGCTGCTGCGCGTCACCCTGACCGATCGCACCGCGCTCGGCAGCGGCCCCGAGTGCGACGTCTCGCTGCCCGATCCCGCGCTCGCCCGCGTGCAGGCGGTGGTGGAGCGGCGCGCCGACGGGTGGTGGCTGGTGGACCGGTCCGGCGCGGGCACCGCGGTGGGCGGGGCGCCGGTGCGCGAGGCGCGGCTCGGCGACGGCGCCGACCTCGCGCTCGGCGCCTGGCGGGCGCTCTTCCGCGCGGCCGAGGGCGTCGCGCCGGGCGCGGGCGAGACGCGGCTGCGCGCGCACGACGAGCCGCCGGCCGGGGCGCCGCCGCCCGCGCGGCTCCGGCTCCGCGCCGGCGGCCGCGAGCGCACCGTCCCGGTCACCGCCGCGGGCGTGGTGGTGGGCAAGGACCCGACCTGCGACGCGCCGCTCGACGACGCGTTCGTCTCGGCCCGCCACCTGCGCGTCGAGGCGCGCGGCGGCCGGTGGGCGCTCGTGGACCTCGGCTCGACGAACGGCACGTTCATCAGCGGCGCGCGGGTGACGCGCGCGGAGCTGCCGTTCGGCCTGCCGGTTCAGCTCGGGGACGCGGAGATCGTCCTCGAGCCGCGCGAGGCGCCCGAGCCCGCCCGCGCCGAGGCGTTCGAGGGGATGATCTCGCGCGACGCCGCCATGCGGCAGGCGTTCGAGCTGGTGGAGCGGGTCGGCCCGTCGGAGGCGGCGGTGACCATCCTCGGCGAGACCGGCACCGGCAAGGAGCTGTTCGCCCGCGCGCTGCACGCGCGCTCCGCGCGGCGGGACGGGCCGTTCATCCCGGTGAACTGCTCGGCCATCGCCGAGACGCTCATCGAGTCCGAGCTGTTCGGCCACGAGAAGGGCGCGTTCTCCGGCGCGGAGCGCATGCGCAAGGGCGCCTTCGAGGAGGCCGACCGCGGCACGCTGTTCCTGGACGAGATCGGCGAGCTCCCGCTCGACCTGCAGCCGAAGCTGCTCCGCGTGCTCGAGCTGGGCGAGGTGAAGCGGGTGGGCGCGTCCAGGCCGATCCAGGTGAGCGTGCGCATCGTGGCCGCCACCCACCGCGACCTGCGCGCGCAGGTGCGCGCCGGGCGGTTCCGCGAGGACCTGTTCTACCGGCTCTGCGTGGTGCCCATCACCGTCCCGCCGCTGCGCCGGCGCGCCGGCGACGTGCGGGCGCTGGCGGAGACGTTCCTGGCGCGCGCGGCGCCGCGCGGCGTGGCGCTGCGCTGGAGCGAGGAGGCGCTCGCGAAGCTCGAGGCGTACGACTGGCCCGGGAACGTCCGGCAGCTCCGGAACGTGGTGCAGCGCGCGCTCCTGTTCCGGGGCGAGGGGCTGGCCATCGGGCCGGCGGCGGTCACCTTCGAGGACACGCGCGCCGCGCCCGCCGACGGCGGCGACGACGACACGCTGTACGTGCGCGGCCTCACGCTGGAGGAGATCGAGCGGGAGGCGATCCGCCTGTCCCTGCGACGCAACCGCGGCAAGCGCGCCGCGGTGGTGAAGGAGCTGCGCATCGCCAAGAGCACCGTGATGAAGCGCATCGGCCAGTGGGGCCTGCACGACGAGGGTCGGCCGCCGGGCGAGGCGCCGGATCCCGAGCCCGACGACGAGGCCGAGGTGGCCTGA
- a CDS encoding nuclear transport factor 2 family protein: MTKRLALLLALATACAARQLPGTNIDDTRDNRGVFEAIQQYVQAMGRRDAAAVVALAAPDYFDDAATPAPEDDVDRATLARTLPEDLAKVDALKLEIQVRKIEVQGDRAIAEVFYDGWYRVKTATGVVPRRDSDVHRMHLRKVDGRWLFTAGL; this comes from the coding sequence ATGACGAAGCGCCTCGCCCTCCTGCTCGCCCTGGCCACGGCCTGCGCAGCGCGCCAGCTCCCCGGCACCAACATCGACGACACCCGGGACAACCGCGGGGTCTTCGAGGCCATCCAGCAGTACGTCCAGGCCATGGGTCGCCGCGACGCGGCCGCGGTGGTCGCGCTCGCCGCGCCGGACTACTTCGACGACGCCGCCACGCCCGCGCCGGAGGACGACGTGGACCGCGCCACGCTCGCGCGCACGCTGCCCGAGGACCTCGCGAAGGTGGACGCGCTGAAGCTGGAGATCCAGGTCCGCAAGATCGAGGTCCAGGGCGACCGCGCCATCGCCGAGGTGTTCTACGACGGGTGGTACCGGGTGAAGACCGCGACCGGCGTGGTGCCGCGGCGCGACTCCGACGTGCACCGCATGCACCTGCGCAAGGTGGACGGGCGCTGGCTGTTCACCGCCGGGCTGTAG